CGCAAGGCGCAGTGGCGCCTCGACTTCGTATCGGCCGAGAACTCCATGGGCTTCCACGCCTCCCAGGAGACCGCCCGCATCCTGGCCGAAGCCATCGACTACGCCCGACAGGGAGAAGTGGCCGCGCTCCGCGCGGGCAAGTAAACGAAGGCAGCGCCCCGTTCGCATGAGCCGCGCAGCGCTGAGCCGGCTTTCGTCTGCCCTACGTCAACTCACGTCCGGATGTCGCATCCCCAGCAGCCGCACCCCGTTCGCGATCACGAGCAGCGTGCTCCCCTCGTGACAGACCACCGCGAGCCAGAGCGGAAGGACGCCGCTCAAGGTCGCGATCACCAGCACCCCGATCATCGCGAACGCGAAGGCGAGGCTCTGCGTCACGACGCGCTGGGACTTCCGCGCGAGCCAGAGCGAGAAGGGAATCCCGCGTAGGTCGTCCCGCATCAGCACGACGTCCGCCGTGTCGAGCGCCACGTCCGTCCCGGCGCCTCCCATCGCGACCCCCACGGTCGCCGTGGCGAGCGCGGGAGCGTCGTTCACCCCGTCTCCCACCATCGCGAGCGCGGGCCACCGGTGGAGGAGCTCGCGCAGCGCGAGCACCTTCTCTTCCGGAAGGAGCTGAGCGCGCACCTCGTCCG
The DNA window shown above is from Candidatus Eisenbacteria bacterium and carries:
- a CDS encoding HAD-IC family P-type ATPase — protein: DEVRAQLLPEEKVLALRELLHRWPALAMVGDGVNDAPALATATVGVAMGGAGTDVALDTADVVLMRDDLRGIPFSLWLARKSQRVVTQSLAFAFAMIGVLVIATLSGVLPLWLAVVCHEGSTLLVIANGVRLLGMRHPDVS